CGGTGGCGGGGTCTGCTGGTGTGCGCGATCGACGGCACCAGCATGTTCGTGCCCGACACTACGGCGAACTTGAGGGTCTATCCGCGTCAGGCGGGCAGCCACGGTGGGTCGGGGTATCCGATGCTGCGGCTGGTCGCCGTCGTGGCGTGCGGCACTCGCGCTGTCATCGACGCCGTGTTCGCGCCGATCAGCATCGGTGAACTGGGCTGCGCCGGCCGGCTGCTGAGCTGCCTGCGCCCAGGAATGCTGCTGCTGGCCGATCGTGGGTTCGCCGCCCGTCAGATGATCGAACAGTTCGCCGGCACCGGCGCTGACCTGCTCATCCGCGACAAGGACGACCGGCGGCTGCCCGTCATCCGCCGCCATCGCGACGGGTCCTGGCTGTCTGTCATCGGCGCGATGACGGTCCGGGTCGTTGACGCCGAGATCGTCGTGAGCATGAACGGTAAACGCCACGTCGGCCGGTACCGGTTGATCACCACCCTCACCGACCAGCGCCGCTTCCCCGCCCTGGATCTGGTCACCCTCTACCACCAACGCTGGGAGATCGAGACGGCGTACCTGGAGCTGAAGTCCACCCTGCTGGGCGGACGGGTCCTGCGGGCACGGACCCCGAACGGGGTAAACCAGGAGGTCTACGCCCTACTGGCCGCCTACCAGGCGGTCCGGCTGGCGATGGCTGACGCCACCGCCAGCCAACCCACGACCAGCCCCGACCGGGCCAGCTTCACCATCGCGCTGCACGCCGCCCGCGACCAGATCATCCACGCCGCAGGTGTCATCGCCGAGACCACCATCGACCTCGTCGGCGCCATCGGCCGCGCAGTCCTGGCCGACCCACTGCCCCCACGCCGCACCCGAGTCAGCCCTCACGTGGTCAAACGAGCAATCTCCAAACACCGCGCCAAAGGCACCATCGACCGCACCAACTACCAAGCCACGATCAACATCAACATCCTCGCCACAGCAGGGTTGACGACCGGCCCAGAACCCTAACTGAGCGGCATTGCCCCTAACCCCCTGACCCCACCCCACCCCATGATCAACGGAACGGGGGGTGGGAGGTGGGGATCCGGCGTAGTTTGGGGATCATGCCTGTGCCGAGTGATCCCGATCCCCGACTCCAGTCGTACGCGGACCCGCAGCGGCTGGTCACCACCGAATGGCTGGCCGAACATCTGGGCGACGACGGGCTCGTGGTGGTCGAGTCCGACGAGGACGTGCTGCTCTACGACAGCGGTCACATCCCCGGCGCCATCAAGGTCGACTGGCATCTGGAGCTGAACGACCAGGTGACCCGGGACTATCTGGACGCCGAACGGTTCGCCGAACTCTGTGCCGCCAAGGGCATCGGCCGGGGCGACACGGTCGTCTTCTACGGCGACAACTTCAACTGGTGGGCCGCGTACGCCCTCTGGGTCTTCAGTCTCTTCGGGCATCCGGACCTGCGGCTGCTGGACGGCGGCCGACAGAAGTGGATCGCCGAGGGGCGGGAGTTGACCCGGGACAGGCCGGCCCGGCCAAGGGCGGAATATCCGGTGCCGCCGCGCGACGACGCCCCGCTGCGGGCGTTCCGCGAGGAGGTGTCGGCGCACGTCGCCGCCGAGCGGCCGCTGGTGGACGTGCGGTCGCCGGGCGAGTACACCGGCGAGATGCTGCACATGCCGGACTACCCGCAGGAGGGCGCGCTGCGCGGCGGGCACATCCCGGGCGCGGTGAACAAGCCGTGGAAGTCCGCCGCCAACGACGACGGCACCTTCAAGTCGGCGGACGAACTACGCGCGATCTACGCCGACCAGCTC
This is a stretch of genomic DNA from Micromonospora sp. WMMD1082. It encodes these proteins:
- a CDS encoding IS4 family transposase; the protein is MEQSAITSTITVAAGRFAPGHLGELTQQVPFEMVDAVLAEAGGVQSRVRDLPSRVVVYLLLAAGLFAEVGYRQVWARLVAGLDGLTVALPTSSALSQARRRVGDKPLVALFRLLSGPPAGAARWRGLLVCAIDGTSMFVPDTTANLRVYPRQAGSHGGSGYPMLRLVAVVACGTRAVIDAVFAPISIGELGCAGRLLSCLRPGMLLLADRGFAARQMIEQFAGTGADLLIRDKDDRRLPVIRRHRDGSWLSVIGAMTVRVVDAEIVVSMNGKRHVGRYRLITTLTDQRRFPALDLVTLYHQRWEIETAYLELKSTLLGGRVLRARTPNGVNQEVYALLAAYQAVRLAMADATASQPTTSPDRASFTIALHAARDQIIHAAGVIAETTIDLVGAIGRAVLADPLPPRRTRVSPHVVKRAISKHRAKGTIDRTNYQATININILATAGLTTGPEP
- a CDS encoding sulfurtransferase; amino-acid sequence: MPVPSDPDPRLQSYADPQRLVTTEWLAEHLGDDGLVVVESDEDVLLYDSGHIPGAIKVDWHLELNDQVTRDYLDAERFAELCAAKGIGRGDTVVFYGDNFNWWAAYALWVFSLFGHPDLRLLDGGRQKWIAEGRELTRDRPARPRAEYPVPPRDDAPLRAFREEVSAHVAAERPLVDVRSPGEYTGEMLHMPDYPQEGALRGGHIPGAVNKPWKSAANDDGTFKSADELRAIYADQLGLSPDDDVIAYCRIGERSSHTWFVLRHLLGYPQVRNYDGSWTEWGNLVRAPVTKGPNPR